Proteins found in one Subtercola endophyticus genomic segment:
- a CDS encoding ABC transporter substrate-binding protein, producing the protein MKKRKQLAALVGLVSLAGIALSGCASSSSAAPAETAAAGAVDLSGSCPATVVIQTNWNPESEHGTLYQLLGPNPTIDASKKIVSGPLYSKGLPTGVNVEIRTGGPAIGYQTASAQMYADPSIMLGYVDTAEAIQDSSTLPTTAVFAQFDVDPSVVLWDPATYPNVKTISDLAKTGANLIASDGSVGVDWMSASGLYPASQITKNYDGTAGNFVADGGKSGQTGYATSEPYTYAHDIAAWDKPVDFQLFADAGWPSYANSLAVRTGDLSTDSACLSKLVPVLQQADVDYYTNPAATNALIQNLVTQYNTGWVYGADVADYAAKEVRTLNIASDGTNGYVGDFDDARVTKMISIVTPILAGEGVTAKSGLAASDIYTNQFIDQSIGFGK; encoded by the coding sequence GTGAAAAAGAGAAAACAACTCGCGGCCCTGGTGGGCCTTGTCAGTTTAGCCGGAATCGCCCTGTCAGGCTGCGCGAGCAGCAGCTCGGCGGCACCCGCCGAGACGGCGGCTGCTGGGGCCGTCGACCTGTCGGGTTCGTGCCCGGCGACCGTGGTCATTCAGACCAACTGGAACCCTGAATCCGAGCACGGAACGCTCTACCAGCTGCTTGGCCCGAACCCCACGATCGATGCCTCGAAGAAGATCGTCTCGGGGCCTCTCTACAGCAAAGGACTCCCCACCGGAGTCAACGTGGAGATCAGAACAGGCGGCCCCGCCATCGGCTACCAGACCGCGAGCGCGCAGATGTACGCCGACCCGAGCATCATGCTCGGCTACGTCGACACCGCCGAAGCAATCCAGGATTCGTCCACCCTGCCGACCACTGCCGTCTTCGCCCAGTTCGACGTCGACCCGAGCGTCGTTCTCTGGGATCCTGCGACGTACCCGAATGTGAAGACGATCAGCGACCTCGCCAAGACCGGCGCCAACCTCATCGCGTCTGACGGTTCCGTCGGCGTCGATTGGATGTCGGCATCCGGTCTCTACCCGGCGAGCCAGATCACGAAGAACTACGACGGCACGGCAGGCAACTTCGTCGCAGACGGCGGCAAATCCGGCCAGACCGGATACGCGACCTCGGAGCCGTACACCTACGCTCACGACATCGCCGCATGGGACAAACCCGTCGACTTCCAGCTGTTCGCCGACGCCGGCTGGCCGAGCTACGCGAACTCCCTGGCCGTTCGCACGGGCGACCTCAGCACTGATTCGGCGTGCCTGAGCAAGCTCGTGCCGGTTCTGCAGCAGGCCGACGTGGATTACTACACCAACCCGGCTGCCACGAACGCGCTGATTCAGAACCTGGTGACCCAGTACAACACCGGCTGGGTATACGGAGCCGATGTCGCCGACTATGCGGCGAAAGAGGTGCGCACTCTGAACATCGCGAGCGACGGCACGAACGGCTACGTCGGCGACTTCGACGATGCCCGGGTCACCAAGATGATCAGCATCGTGACGCCGATTCTGGCAGGCGAAGGCGTCACGGCGAAGAGCGGGCTCGCTGCGTCAGACATCTATACGAACCAGTTCATCGACCAGTCCATCGGTTTCGGCAAATAG
- a CDS encoding helix-turn-helix domain-containing protein, producing MGELIRARRKHKGLTLKELAVLSGLSHPFISLVERGRARPSLPSFASLARALDTTPVDLLAALNPPPSSAGHPELVTVTRSSSRAPSYGNGSGQLLISAPGRVRMMEVHSEGVPTELRLSHDDVDEYLYILEGSIEAHVDDQRHVLGVGDTIRVPAGSLHNWWTSDGQPYRLLMTSVSVEKASGEAG from the coding sequence ATGGGCGAGCTGATCAGAGCCCGGCGCAAGCACAAGGGGCTGACCCTCAAAGAGCTCGCCGTGCTGTCGGGGCTGTCGCATCCGTTCATCAGCCTGGTCGAACGCGGTCGAGCCCGGCCGAGTCTGCCGTCGTTCGCCAGTCTCGCCCGTGCCCTCGACACCACACCGGTCGATCTGCTCGCGGCCCTGAACCCGCCTCCCAGCTCTGCCGGGCATCCGGAGCTGGTCACGGTCACCCGCAGCTCGTCACGTGCGCCTAGCTACGGCAACGGCTCGGGTCAGCTGCTGATCTCTGCGCCGGGCCGGGTGCGAATGATGGAGGTGCACTCGGAGGGGGTGCCGACGGAGCTGCGGCTCAGTCATGACGATGTCGACGAATACCTCTACATTCTCGAGGGCAGCATCGAAGCGCACGTAGATGATCAGCGGCACGTTCTCGGTGTCGGCGACACGATTCGGGTGCCCGCCGGCAGCCTGCACAACTGGTGGACGAGCGACGGGCAGCCGTACCGCCTGCTCATGACGAGCGTCAGCGTCGAGAAGGCCTCAGGCGAGGCCGGCTGA
- the ppk2 gene encoding polyphosphate kinase 2, with protein MTNSENSYLPAPDLSDVLGFTVLDNDDDDPVLVDRDGAAIDTWREGYPYDYRMDRDEYELVKRLLQIELLKLQNWVKAHGRRLVIVFEGRDAAGKGGTIKRFTEHLNPRGARTVALEKPSEREQTQWYFQRYVQHLPAVGEIVLFDRSWYNRAGVERVMGFCTDEQYDEFMRQTPAFERMLVGDGIDLIKFWFSVSADEQRTRFAIRQVDPVRQWKLSPMDIASLDKWGTYTAAKEAMFAATDTDTAPWTVVKSNDKKRARLEAMRHVLSLFDYENKDALVVSTPDAKIVGSAAQVYERGESGSATTPAGSAA; from the coding sequence GTGACGAACAGCGAAAACTCGTATCTGCCTGCCCCCGATCTGAGTGACGTGCTCGGATTCACCGTGCTCGACAATGACGACGACGACCCCGTGCTGGTCGACCGCGACGGCGCGGCGATCGACACCTGGCGAGAGGGCTACCCGTACGACTACCGCATGGACCGCGACGAGTACGAGCTCGTCAAGCGGCTGCTGCAAATCGAGCTGTTGAAGCTGCAGAACTGGGTCAAGGCGCACGGCAGACGCCTCGTCATCGTGTTCGAAGGCCGCGACGCAGCCGGAAAAGGCGGCACGATCAAACGCTTCACCGAGCACCTCAACCCGCGCGGGGCGCGCACCGTTGCGCTCGAGAAGCCGAGTGAGCGCGAGCAGACCCAGTGGTACTTTCAGCGCTACGTGCAGCACCTGCCGGCGGTCGGCGAGATCGTGCTGTTCGACCGGTCGTGGTACAACCGCGCCGGGGTCGAGCGTGTCATGGGCTTCTGCACCGATGAGCAGTACGACGAGTTCATGCGCCAGACCCCGGCCTTCGAACGGATGCTCGTGGGCGACGGCATCGACCTCATCAAGTTCTGGTTCTCAGTGTCGGCCGACGAACAACGCACTCGCTTCGCCATTCGGCAGGTCGACCCTGTGCGGCAATGGAAGCTGTCCCCCATGGACATCGCCTCGCTCGACAAATGGGGCACCTACACGGCCGCGAAAGAGGCCATGTTCGCCGCAACCGACACCGACACCGCCCCGTGGACTGTGGTGAAGAGCAACGACAAGAAGCGCGCCCGGCTCGAGGCCATGCGGCACGTGCTCTCGCTCTTCGACTACGAGAACAAAGATGCACTCGTCGTGTCGACACCCGACGCCAAGATCGTCGGGTCGGCGGCGCAGGTGTACGAGCGCGGTGAGAGCGGATCGGCCACGACGCCGGCCGGTTCGGCCGCCTGA
- a CDS encoding PRC-barrel domain-containing protein: MFDAENLRDWIGLAVVDQKDDKIGTLESVYFDTSADVPSFATVKVGILSGQKLVFVPLAGALVAPKHVKVMFDKKKVKEAPSIATDGELDAASEPGVFAYYDLAYETGSGGERRLGRR, translated from the coding sequence ATGTTCGATGCAGAGAACCTACGCGACTGGATCGGCCTCGCCGTGGTCGACCAGAAAGACGACAAGATCGGCACGCTCGAGAGCGTGTACTTCGACACCTCCGCCGATGTGCCGTCGTTCGCGACCGTCAAGGTGGGTATTCTGAGCGGTCAGAAGCTGGTGTTCGTGCCGCTCGCCGGCGCTCTGGTGGCGCCCAAACATGTCAAGGTGATGTTCGACAAGAAGAAGGTCAAAGAGGCGCCGTCGATCGCTACCGACGGCGAGCTCGACGCCGCCAGCGAGCCGGGGGTGTTCGCCTACTACGACCTGGCCTACGAGACCGGTTCGGGCGGCGAGCGTCGCCTCGGCCGCCGCTGA
- a CDS encoding helix-turn-helix domain-containing protein, which translates to MVETVRSPAIPRAVAILEHVAQHGASTVSDISDRTGIARSSGSDLCSSLEQEHFLRRQPDGRLILGRALSQAATGFTAGIPIIDDFVATCDKIDDLAGVTVTFDALYCDEVLCLAVRHGRLNIPLTPRPGRRLALVSSSAGLALLAGISAADLRAHFDAFSGMLTNDDAGLAEISRTQSRLARSNGDLTMSNLRSERGAEIAYPITVGATLLGAVTATVPADQFDAEGVSRLAAAVRQAALAFQAIAEGITTPDAAAP; encoded by the coding sequence GTGGTAGAAACGGTGCGCTCACCGGCGATACCGCGAGCGGTGGCGATCCTGGAGCATGTGGCCCAGCACGGGGCATCCACTGTCTCTGACATCTCCGATCGCACGGGAATAGCCAGAAGCTCGGGCTCAGACCTCTGCTCGAGCCTCGAGCAAGAGCACTTTCTGCGTCGGCAGCCCGACGGGCGGCTCATTCTCGGGCGCGCGCTCAGTCAGGCGGCGACGGGCTTCACCGCGGGCATTCCGATCATCGACGATTTTGTCGCGACGTGTGACAAGATCGACGATCTGGCGGGCGTCACTGTCACGTTCGATGCGCTCTATTGCGACGAAGTGCTGTGTCTGGCGGTGCGACACGGGCGGCTCAACATTCCGCTCACCCCGCGCCCGGGGCGCCGGCTCGCGCTCGTTTCGAGCAGCGCAGGGCTCGCTCTTCTCGCCGGCATCTCTGCAGCAGACCTGCGCGCCCACTTCGACGCGTTCTCGGGAATGCTGACCAATGACGACGCGGGCCTCGCCGAGATCTCCCGCACACAATCGCGGCTCGCGCGGAGCAACGGCGACCTCACCATGAGCAACCTGCGCTCCGAACGCGGTGCAGAAATCGCGTACCCGATCACCGTGGGCGCCACGCTGCTCGGCGCCGTCACCGCCACCGTGCCCGCCGACCAGTTCGACGCTGAAGGAGTGAGCCGCCTCGCGGCGGCCGTGCGGCAGGCGGCCCTCGCCTTCCAGGCGATCGCCGAGGGCATCACCACCCCCGACGCCGCCGCGCCGTAA
- a CDS encoding substrate-binding domain-containing protein gives MAQAHGSARVPAIGRAAAILRVVSASPRPLSLSEITKAIGAPKSSVMGICQALAADRIFSRGTDGRYWLGVAAVELGAAVGAQTPLVRRIGLTVPSVTNDFYLAELRAARLEAAQRGIQLVAESADYDTAVQARQIDAYVASGVDLVIVDPVTSHGLEEATAGAREAGIPVVAINANAIGADLAITTDNSLAGALAARYLGRTFTRPARIAIVDGMPVTAIADRVEGFREALRSYPQLSVVAYGRANNDSVSSERVASEILAEHPNIDAFFAVNDPTSVGVAAASERAGRSPKISSVDGSADIVKKIVDGSLHVSTSSQSPTALVASAFRLGIALCSGFQPAHGTVLLPSEIVSAENAKEYEPW, from the coding sequence ATGGCTCAGGCGCACGGTTCCGCTCGCGTTCCCGCCATCGGGCGGGCTGCCGCCATTCTGCGAGTCGTGAGCGCATCGCCGCGCCCCCTCAGCCTTTCCGAGATCACCAAGGCGATCGGCGCGCCGAAGAGCAGCGTCATGGGCATCTGCCAGGCCTTGGCCGCCGACCGGATTTTCAGCCGCGGAACCGACGGTCGCTACTGGCTGGGTGTTGCAGCGGTCGAACTGGGGGCCGCCGTGGGCGCGCAAACGCCGCTCGTGCGACGAATCGGCCTGACCGTGCCGTCGGTGACGAACGACTTCTACCTGGCCGAGCTGCGCGCAGCGCGGCTCGAGGCGGCGCAACGCGGAATCCAGCTCGTGGCCGAATCGGCCGACTACGACACCGCCGTTCAGGCGCGACAGATCGACGCCTATGTCGCCAGCGGCGTCGATCTGGTCATCGTCGACCCGGTGACCTCGCACGGGCTGGAAGAGGCCACCGCCGGAGCGCGAGAAGCGGGAATCCCGGTGGTTGCTATCAACGCCAACGCGATCGGCGCCGACCTCGCCATCACCACCGACAACTCGCTGGCCGGCGCCTTGGCGGCCCGCTATCTCGGGCGCACCTTCACCCGCCCCGCGCGCATCGCCATCGTCGACGGCATGCCGGTCACCGCTATCGCCGACCGGGTCGAGGGGTTTCGAGAGGCGCTGCGGTCGTATCCGCAGTTGTCGGTCGTGGCCTACGGCCGGGCGAACAACGACAGCGTCAGCAGCGAGCGTGTCGCCAGTGAGATTCTGGCCGAGCATCCGAATATCGACGCCTTCTTCGCGGTGAACGACCCCACCTCGGTGGGCGTCGCCGCGGCGAGCGAACGCGCGGGGCGCTCCCCCAAGATCTCGAGCGTCGACGGCTCGGCCGACATCGTGAAGAAGATCGTCGACGGCAGCCTGCACGTCAGCACGTCGAGCCAGAGCCCGACGGCGTTGGTGGCGTCGGCCTTCCGGCTCGGCATCGCCCTGTGCTCCGGGTTTCAGCCCGCACATGGAACGGTGCTGCTGCCGAGCGAGATCGTGTCGGCCGAGAACGCGAAGGAGTACGAGCCGTGGTAG
- a CDS encoding putative quinol monooxygenase, which translates to MTKPGCTLTATLQAKPERREELRDLLESFVPKSRSEDGCIEYVLQVSDEDENTFMFYENWVSKDHLDRHMALPYQLEWFERQPELLAAPARMHFYTLVTDYARA; encoded by the coding sequence ATGACGAAGCCCGGCTGCACCCTCACCGCCACGCTGCAGGCCAAGCCTGAACGGCGTGAAGAATTGCGCGATCTGCTCGAGTCGTTCGTGCCGAAGTCGCGCTCAGAAGACGGCTGCATCGAATACGTGCTGCAGGTCAGCGACGAAGACGAGAACACCTTCATGTTCTATGAGAACTGGGTGTCGAAAGACCACCTCGACCGCCACATGGCGCTGCCGTACCAGCTGGAGTGGTTCGAGCGTCAGCCCGAACTGCTCGCGGCCCCGGCCCGCATGCACTTCTACACGCTCGTCACCGACTACGCACGCGCGTGA
- a CDS encoding Gfo/Idh/MocA family protein, with translation MSSDVTTVVDAQHSVPALTGTVRWGVLGSAWINEVAIPGILRAPNATLAAVSSRRPEQAQLDAERWGAEKAYSSYDELLADPTIDAVYIPVPNALHVEWTVKALQAGKHVLCEKPLALGLAEAELVAAAAAEADRYVLEAFMYRFAPRWHRAAEIVAEGLIGEPRVARLSMGFKQFYEGYNIRFDPAQGGGVIWDMGCYVVNKSRMIFGREPVSVSATAFTRPGENVETTANIVLDFGNGQSSVCNVSFDYINTFSLDEIVGTDGWVNMPGTGMRGEPYSQLQWYRWDDELFIDGAVPVVETFEFSDNFELEVQHLSEAILAGHAPKYGAADALANARVLNAVFTSIAEKRLVELG, from the coding sequence GTGAGTTCTGACGTGACGACGGTCGTGGATGCCCAGCACTCCGTTCCCGCTCTGACGGGTACGGTGCGCTGGGGTGTGCTCGGCTCGGCGTGGATCAACGAGGTGGCTATTCCGGGCATCCTGCGGGCGCCGAATGCCACGCTCGCCGCTGTTTCGAGCCGTCGGCCCGAGCAGGCGCAGCTCGACGCCGAGCGTTGGGGTGCCGAGAAGGCCTACAGCTCTTATGACGAGCTGCTGGCAGACCCCACGATCGACGCCGTTTATATTCCGGTGCCGAACGCCCTGCACGTCGAGTGGACCGTCAAGGCGCTGCAGGCCGGCAAGCACGTGCTGTGCGAGAAGCCGCTCGCTCTGGGGCTGGCCGAGGCCGAGCTCGTCGCGGCCGCGGCTGCCGAAGCCGATCGTTACGTGCTCGAGGCCTTCATGTACCGCTTCGCACCGCGCTGGCACCGTGCCGCAGAGATCGTGGCAGAGGGGCTCATCGGCGAACCTCGTGTCGCCCGCCTGTCGATGGGATTCAAGCAGTTCTACGAGGGTTACAACATAAGGTTCGATCCGGCGCAGGGCGGCGGCGTGATCTGGGACATGGGCTGCTACGTCGTGAACAAGTCGCGCATGATCTTCGGGCGCGAGCCTGTCTCGGTGTCGGCAACCGCGTTCACTCGGCCCGGCGAGAACGTCGAGACCACGGCGAACATCGTGCTCGACTTCGGCAACGGCCAGAGCTCGGTGTGCAACGTGTCGTTCGACTACATCAACACCTTCAGTCTCGACGAGATCGTCGGCACCGATGGCTGGGTGAACATGCCCGGTACCGGTATGCGCGGTGAGCCCTACTCCCAGTTGCAGTGGTATCGCTGGGACGACGAGCTGTTCATCGACGGAGCGGTTCCGGTCGTCGAGACATTCGAGTTCAGCGACAACTTCGAACTCGAGGTGCAGCACCTGAGCGAAGCCATTCTCGCCGGTCACGCACCGAAGTACGGCGCAGCGGATGCCCTGGCCAACGCCCGCGTTCTCAACGCCGTCTTCACCTCCATCGCCGAAAAACGGCTCGTCGAGCTCGGCTGA
- a CDS encoding Gfo/Idh/MocA family protein — MLTFDPSGKPELGIGMVGHGFMGAAHSHGWRSAPHFFDLPFRPKLVALAGRSPAALERAAAQYGWASTTTDWRSLLERDDIQVIDICAQGDAHAEIAIAALEAGKHVLCEKPLANTAAEAETMVAAAAAAAPHGVIARVGFTYRFVPAVWLAHDLIAQGRIGAIRQVRAQYLQDWLADDLTPMSWRLDKAQAGSGALGDIGAHIVDLAQFLTGEQITAVAGSLHTFVTHRPAASENARALGGRGAEDAPKLPVTVDDTAVFTARFEGGALGTFEATRMATGRRNVLRIEVNGTTGSVAFDYDDSSALQYYSAADDSLTQGFRRIHATGPDHPFAEAWWPAGHGLGYDHGFVHEIARFVDDIADGGSRTPTFSEGLHVQRVLEAVERSSADESRWSALAF; from the coding sequence ATGTTGACCTTTGACCCCAGTGGCAAACCCGAGCTGGGTATCGGCATGGTCGGTCACGGTTTCATGGGCGCCGCGCACTCGCACGGCTGGCGCAGCGCGCCGCACTTTTTCGACCTGCCGTTCCGTCCGAAGCTCGTGGCGCTGGCCGGCCGTAGCCCCGCCGCTCTCGAGCGTGCGGCGGCCCAGTACGGCTGGGCATCCACGACCACCGATTGGCGAAGTCTGCTCGAGCGCGACGACATTCAGGTCATCGACATCTGCGCGCAAGGCGACGCCCACGCCGAGATCGCGATCGCTGCGCTCGAGGCTGGAAAGCACGTGCTCTGCGAGAAGCCGCTCGCCAATACCGCGGCCGAAGCCGAGACCATGGTGGCTGCCGCAGCGGCGGCCGCGCCGCACGGAGTCATCGCGCGGGTGGGCTTCACCTATCGTTTTGTACCCGCGGTGTGGCTCGCGCACGACCTCATCGCACAGGGGCGTATCGGGGCGATCCGTCAGGTGCGGGCGCAGTACCTGCAAGACTGGCTCGCCGACGACCTCACGCCGATGAGCTGGCGACTCGACAAGGCGCAGGCGGGGTCGGGCGCGCTGGGTGACATCGGCGCGCACATCGTCGACCTGGCCCAGTTTCTGACCGGCGAGCAGATCACGGCGGTCGCCGGCTCGCTGCACACGTTCGTCACACATCGCCCCGCCGCGAGCGAGAACGCCCGCGCCCTCGGCGGCAGAGGCGCGGAAGACGCCCCGAAGCTGCCGGTGACCGTCGACGACACGGCCGTGTTCACGGCTCGGTTCGAGGGCGGGGCCCTCGGAACGTTCGAGGCGACGCGCATGGCGACGGGTCGCCGCAACGTGCTGCGCATCGAGGTGAACGGCACCACCGGGTCGGTCGCCTTCGACTACGACGACTCGTCGGCGCTGCAGTACTACTCCGCCGCAGACGACAGTCTCACGCAAGGGTTTCGGCGCATTCATGCGACTGGCCCCGATCATCCCTTCGCCGAAGCCTGGTGGCCCGCGGGGCACGGGCTCGGCTACGACCACGGTTTCGTTCACGAAATCGCCCGGTTCGTCGACGACATCGCCGATGGCGGCTCGCGAACCCCCACCTTCTCAGAGGGACTGCACGTTCAGCGTGTGCTCGAAGCGGTCGAACGCAGTTCGGCCGACGAGTCGCGCTGGAGCGCTCTCGCCTTCTGA
- a CDS encoding autoinducer 2 ABC transporter substrate-binding protein, producing the protein MKIQKKLTIGAAATLALAVALTGCTSKNASSASSTGGSDKITVAFVPKLQGIPIFEAMDAGGKAGASTLGSTWLYQGATSDDAAQQADIVRGFIQQKVSAIIVAPNDPDSIAPVLKEAQDAGIKVLTSDTDAPNSVRQVFVAQASDKGIGDALSDQLATAMGGSGEYAIVSCGETANNLNAWIAEEKSYIGANHPDMTLVDTVFAGEDQAKSAQMATDLINAHPNLKGIIGECTTSAPGVAQAVRDAGKIGVVHTVGVGTPTTMKPYLADGSSSASVLWDATALGNLANWAAVQLAQGKTFAATNNVSTDLPAVAYDDSTKTLLLGPPLIITTANVDQFNY; encoded by the coding sequence ATGAAGATCCAGAAGAAACTCACGATCGGGGCGGCGGCAACGCTTGCGCTGGCGGTCGCCCTCACCGGCTGCACCTCGAAGAACGCCAGTTCGGCGTCGAGCACCGGCGGCAGCGACAAGATCACGGTCGCGTTCGTGCCCAAGCTGCAGGGCATTCCGATTTTCGAGGCGATGGATGCCGGTGGCAAGGCCGGCGCGTCCACCCTCGGCAGCACGTGGCTGTACCAGGGTGCCACCTCTGACGACGCGGCCCAGCAGGCCGACATCGTGCGCGGCTTCATCCAGCAGAAGGTCAGCGCCATCATCGTGGCGCCGAACGACCCCGATTCGATCGCGCCCGTGCTGAAAGAGGCACAAGACGCGGGCATCAAGGTGCTCACGTCAGACACCGACGCTCCCAATTCCGTGCGCCAGGTGTTCGTCGCCCAGGCCAGCGACAAGGGCATCGGCGACGCGCTGTCAGACCAGCTGGCCACCGCCATGGGCGGCTCGGGAGAGTACGCCATCGTGTCGTGCGGTGAGACGGCCAACAACCTCAACGCCTGGATCGCCGAAGAGAAGTCGTACATCGGCGCGAACCACCCCGACATGACTCTCGTCGACACCGTGTTCGCCGGCGAAGACCAGGCCAAGAGCGCTCAGATGGCCACCGACCTCATCAACGCGCACCCGAACCTGAAGGGCATCATCGGCGAGTGCACCACCTCGGCACCGGGCGTGGCGCAGGCCGTTCGTGACGCCGGAAAGATCGGCGTCGTGCACACCGTGGGCGTCGGCACTCCGACCACCATGAAGCCGTATCTCGCCGACGGCTCGTCCTCGGCCTCGGTTCTCTGGGATGCCACGGCCCTCGGCAACCTCGCGAACTGGGCGGCTGTTCAGCTCGCCCAGGGCAAGACGTTCGCCGCAACCAACAACGTCAGCACCGACCTTCCTGCCGTCGCCTACGACGACAGCACCAAGACGCTGCTGCTCGGGCCGCCGCTGATCATCACGACGGCCAACGTCGACCAGTTCAACTACTAG
- a CDS encoding sugar ABC transporter ATP-binding protein has translation MELEAESIDGRVDAAASPPRLKMSGISKRYGAVRAIREADITVRPGTVHALVGENGAGKSTLIKILSGAEAPDTGSIEIDGVAQAIATTSDAMALGIATVYQEPQLFAELSVAENIFLGREIRKGGRVDWRAQYERVAELLALIGLPARFATELVGDLSIAEQQQVSIAKALANEARILILDEPSAILTDAEIELLFLVVRTLVSRGVSVIYISHRLDELMKIADEVTVMRDGRTVSTHPIEDLSVRQIAELMVGGILNDERAERETAPGDVRLKLTDLALGRRFNGVNVSVRTAEIVALYGLVGSGVADIANTIFGMARATGGSIELDGVAIAPSSPRAAQKLGIAYLPANRKKEGMFSFQSIAFNISAGHLRLLSTLGIWVDTGREKKVASEMITRLAIKTPNQRQAVGALSGGNAQKVILARQLVERPRLLILAEPTQGVDIGAKEEIHRLIVELAEAGTAVLVVTSDLPEALRVADRLIVVRGGKTTVEFDNSATQVDVLAAAAGSATEELRN, from the coding sequence ATGGAACTCGAAGCTGAATCGATCGACGGGCGAGTGGATGCTGCGGCCTCCCCACCCCGATTGAAAATGTCAGGCATCTCCAAGCGATACGGAGCCGTGCGTGCCATTCGTGAGGCCGACATCACCGTGCGCCCGGGTACCGTGCACGCGCTGGTCGGCGAGAACGGCGCGGGCAAGTCGACGCTCATCAAAATCCTGTCGGGGGCGGAAGCCCCCGACACGGGTTCGATCGAGATCGACGGGGTCGCACAGGCCATCGCGACGACCTCTGATGCGATGGCTCTCGGAATCGCCACGGTGTATCAAGAACCGCAGCTGTTCGCCGAGCTCAGCGTCGCAGAGAACATCTTTCTGGGCCGGGAGATCCGAAAGGGCGGCCGTGTCGACTGGCGGGCGCAGTACGAGCGTGTCGCCGAGCTGCTCGCGCTGATCGGGCTGCCCGCGCGATTCGCGACCGAGCTCGTGGGTGACCTCTCGATCGCCGAACAGCAGCAGGTGTCGATTGCGAAGGCCCTGGCCAACGAGGCGCGCATTCTGATTCTCGACGAACCGTCGGCGATTCTCACCGACGCCGAGATCGAGTTGCTGTTTCTCGTCGTGCGAACGCTGGTGAGCCGGGGAGTCTCGGTGATCTACATCTCGCACCGTCTCGACGAACTCATGAAGATCGCCGACGAGGTGACCGTGATGCGTGACGGTCGCACGGTGTCGACGCACCCCATCGAAGATCTGAGCGTGCGGCAGATCGCCGAGCTCATGGTGGGCGGCATTCTGAACGACGAGCGAGCCGAGCGCGAGACGGCGCCCGGCGACGTGCGGCTGAAGCTGACCGATCTCGCGCTCGGCCGCCGCTTCAATGGGGTGAATGTGTCGGTGCGAACCGCCGAGATCGTGGCCCTGTACGGACTCGTGGGCTCGGGTGTCGCCGACATCGCGAACACCATCTTCGGCATGGCTCGCGCCACGGGTGGTTCGATCGAACTCGACGGCGTCGCCATCGCCCCGTCGTCACCGCGCGCGGCCCAGAAGCTCGGCATCGCGTACCTGCCGGCGAACCGCAAGAAAGAGGGCATGTTCTCCTTTCAATCGATTGCCTTCAATATCTCTGCGGGGCACCTGCGGCTGTTGAGCACTCTCGGCATCTGGGTCGATACCGGCCGGGAGAAGAAGGTCGCGTCGGAGATGATCACGCGGCTCGCCATCAAGACCCCGAACCAGCGTCAGGCCGTGGGGGCACTTTCAGGCGGAAACGCGCAGAAGGTCATCCTGGCCCGTCAGCTCGTCGAGCGACCCCGGCTGCTGATTCTCGCCGAGCCGACGCAGGGTGTCGACATCGGCGCGAAAGAAGAGATCCACCGGCTGATCGTCGAGCTGGCCGAAGCGGGTACCGCCGTTCTCGTGGTCACGAGCGATCTGCCGGAGGCGCTCCGGGTGGCCGACCGCCTGATCGTGGTGCGCGGCGGTAAGACGACGGTCGAATTCGACAATTCGGCGACGCAGGTCGATGTGCTCGCCGCCGCGGCAGGTTCTGCCACCGAAGAACTGAGGAACTGA